From the Brachyhypopomus gauderio isolate BG-103 chromosome 5, BGAUD_0.2, whole genome shotgun sequence genome, one window contains:
- the LOC143515307 gene encoding TBC1 domain family member 2B-like isoform X2: MNEKLPRLHAHFEQYKVDFSLITFNWFLVVFVDSVVSDILFKIWDAFLYEGPKIIFRFALALFKCKEEEFLKLQDAMGIFKYLRYFTRTILDARKLMNMAFVDMNPFPMRQIQNRRTFHLEKVRLELTELEAIRQTFLRERETSQEGRAVISDDEEDN, translated from the exons ATGAATGAGAAACTACCCCGTCTTCATGCCCATTTTGAGCAGTATAAGGTGGACTTCTCCCTCATCACCTTTAACTGGTTCCTGGTGGTGTTTGTAGACAGCGTGGTCAGCGATATCCTCTTCAAGATATGGGATGCATTTCTCTACGAAGGACCCAAG ATCATATTTCGTTTTGCACTTGCGCTCTTCAAGTGCAAAGAGGAGGAGTTTTTGAAGTTGCAGGACGCCATGGGTATTTTTAAGTATCTCCGATATTTCACACGTACAATCCTGGATGCAAG GAAGCTGATGAATATGGCCTTTGTGGACATGAACCCTTTCCCCATGCGGCAAATCCAGAATCGACGCACGTTTCACCTGGAGAAGGTTCGTCTGGAGCTCACAGAGCTGGAGGCCATTAGACAGACGTTCCTACGGGAGCGGGAGACCAGCCAAGAGGGGCGCGCCGTCATCAGTGATGACGAGGAAGACAACTGA
- the LOC143515307 gene encoding TBC1 domain family member 2B-like isoform X1, producing the protein MAPLTPQVDQRVFKDLMNEKLPRLHAHFEQYKVDFSLITFNWFLVVFVDSVVSDILFKIWDAFLYEGPKIIFRFALALFKCKEEEFLKLQDAMGIFKYLRYFTRTILDARKLMNMAFVDMNPFPMRQIQNRRTFHLEKVRLELTELEAIRQTFLRERETSQEGRAVISDDEEDN; encoded by the exons ATGGCCCCTCTGACCCCCCAG gtggATCAGCGTGTCTTTAAGGACCTGATGAATGAGAAACTACCCCGTCTTCATGCCCATTTTGAGCAGTATAAGGTGGACTTCTCCCTCATCACCTTTAACTGGTTCCTGGTGGTGTTTGTAGACAGCGTGGTCAGCGATATCCTCTTCAAGATATGGGATGCATTTCTCTACGAAGGACCCAAG ATCATATTTCGTTTTGCACTTGCGCTCTTCAAGTGCAAAGAGGAGGAGTTTTTGAAGTTGCAGGACGCCATGGGTATTTTTAAGTATCTCCGATATTTCACACGTACAATCCTGGATGCAAG GAAGCTGATGAATATGGCCTTTGTGGACATGAACCCTTTCCCCATGCGGCAAATCCAGAATCGACGCACGTTTCACCTGGAGAAGGTTCGTCTGGAGCTCACAGAGCTGGAGGCCATTAGACAGACGTTCCTACGGGAGCGGGAGACCAGCCAAGAGGGGCGCGCCGTCATCAGTGATGACGAGGAAGACAACTGA